In one window of Cystobacter fuscus DSM 2262 DNA:
- the coaD gene encoding pantetheine-phosphate adenylyltransferase, with protein sequence MRIAIYPGSFDPLTNGHLSIIHRALQMFDRVIVAVAVNPKKTPLFTEEERKAFIREACPDPRVEVDAFHGLLVEYAKARGVNVLLRGLRAVSDFEYEFQLANMNRKLAPGVETVFMMTGEDYFYVSSNLVREVALFGGDVEGLVPPGVFQALRAKYTKK encoded by the coding sequence ATGCGTATCGCCATCTATCCAGGCTCGTTCGATCCACTGACCAACGGTCACTTGAGCATCATCCATCGCGCGCTGCAGATGTTCGATCGGGTGATCGTCGCCGTGGCGGTGAACCCGAAGAAGACGCCGCTGTTCACCGAGGAGGAGCGCAAGGCGTTCATCCGCGAGGCCTGTCCGGACCCGCGCGTGGAGGTGGATGCCTTCCATGGCCTGTTGGTGGAGTACGCCAAGGCGCGTGGGGTGAACGTGCTGCTGCGCGGCCTGCGGGCCGTGTCGGACTTCGAATACGAGTTCCAGCTCGCGAACATGAACCGCAAGCTCGCCCCCGGCGTGGAGACGGTCTTCATGATGACGGGCGAGGATTATTTCTACGTGTCGTCGAACCTGGTGCGCGAGGTGGCGCTGTTCGGCGGAGACGTGGAGGGGCTGGTGCCTCCCGGGGTCTTCCAGGCCCTGCGCGCCAAGTACACGAAGAAGTAG
- a CDS encoding imm11 family protein: MRGDVHVPGRWYIQGPLDTQGNRIIPWELEQGRPVHLEGMPLLSVRYPGLALDYTESASATIVSRRFVYLCERLGIQSEVQFIPARVEGQAEPYFILNALRIIRCVDEARCEEIAFWEPRHGDPERVGHYRNVAGLKIDPTKVEDANIFRPWGWTVVLIVSERVKLAIEKEGLTGARFIEV, translated from the coding sequence ATGCGGGGTGATGTGCATGTTCCGGGGCGATGGTACATCCAAGGCCCCCTCGATACTCAGGGGAACAGAATCATTCCTTGGGAACTCGAACAAGGGAGACCTGTACATCTGGAAGGCATGCCACTCCTGTCTGTGCGCTACCCCGGGCTAGCGCTCGATTATACGGAGTCAGCGTCTGCAACTATTGTGAGTCGTCGTTTTGTCTACCTTTGCGAACGGTTGGGAATTCAGAGCGAGGTACAGTTCATCCCGGCACGGGTGGAAGGCCAAGCGGAACCGTACTTCATCCTCAATGCGCTCCGCATCATCCGGTGCGTTGATGAGGCTCGATGCGAAGAAATTGCCTTCTGGGAGCCCAGGCACGGGGATCCCGAAAGGGTAGGTCACTACCGTAACGTCGCCGGTCTGAAGATTGATCCAACGAAAGTGGAAGACGCCAATATCTTCCGTCCATGGGGCTGGACGGTGGTGCTGATCGTCTCCGAGCGCGTCAAACTGGCCATAGAGAAAGAAGGCCTCACCGGCGCCAGGTTCATCGAAGTGTAG
- the rsmD gene encoding 16S rRNA (guanine(966)-N(2))-methyltransferase RsmD codes for MRIVAGSAKGRALAGPKATSKHIRPTADRVRETLFNVLGQWLEGQRVLDLYAGTGALGLEAVSRGAKGVVLVDSDREALALCRANTDTLGFSARVEVLAQPVARALETLGRRADRFQLIFADPPYAARVVETVLEGLSAHQLLAEGGTVVIEHDKREPAPEAHAGFTRVDQRRFGDTLVSLFRIA; via the coding sequence ATGCGGATTGTTGCGGGCAGTGCGAAGGGACGGGCCCTGGCGGGGCCCAAGGCGACCTCCAAGCATATCCGCCCCACGGCGGATCGCGTGCGCGAGACACTCTTCAATGTGCTCGGCCAGTGGTTGGAAGGGCAGCGGGTGTTGGACCTGTATGCCGGCACGGGCGCGCTGGGCCTGGAGGCCGTGTCGCGCGGGGCCAAGGGCGTGGTGCTGGTGGACTCGGATCGCGAGGCCCTGGCGTTGTGCCGCGCCAACACCGACACCCTGGGCTTCTCGGCCCGCGTGGAGGTGCTCGCCCAGCCGGTGGCGCGCGCCCTGGAGACGCTCGGCCGCAGGGCGGACCGCTTCCAGCTCATCTTCGCCGACCCGCCCTACGCGGCGCGCGTGGTGGAGACGGTGCTGGAGGGACTCTCGGCCCACCAACTACTCGCCGAGGGGGGCACCGTGGTCATCGAGCACGACAAGCGCGAGCCCGCGCCCGAGGCCCACGCGGGCTTCACCCGGGTGGATCAGCGCCGGTTCGGCGACACGTTGGTGAGCTTGTTCCGCATTGCTTGA
- a CDS encoding pyridoxal phosphate-dependent aminotransferase, with the protein MNLANRLKAIKPSPTLALTAKAKALVAQGVDVVNFAAGEPDFDTPDFIKQAAIDALGKGFTKYTPTAGIPELREAICAKLERDNHLTFAPEQVLVSVGAKHSLYNIFQALLNEGDEVIILSPYWVSYPEMVQLAGGKPIIIETREEDGFAPDPEVIRKALSPRTKALIINSPSNPSGVVLSRDTLAKIADAVRGHECLLVSDDIYEKLLYTGEFANIGNVAPDLVSRLVVVNGMSKAFSMTGWRLGYAAGPKWLISGMQMVQDQSTSNPSSFSQKAAVAALKGPESIFEPMVKEYRERRDMVVELLNSFDGVRCRAPEGAFYVLPNISGLYGRSYKGTPLRGSLQVSEILLNDFRVAAVPGAPFGVDANIRVSFATSREQLRKGLERVREFTASVR; encoded by the coding sequence ATGAACCTCGCGAACCGGCTCAAGGCCATCAAACCGTCCCCCACGCTCGCCCTCACCGCGAAGGCCAAGGCGCTGGTGGCCCAGGGCGTGGACGTGGTGAACTTCGCCGCGGGCGAGCCCGACTTCGACACGCCCGACTTCATCAAGCAGGCGGCGATCGATGCCCTCGGCAAGGGCTTCACCAAGTACACGCCCACCGCGGGCATCCCCGAGCTGCGCGAGGCCATCTGCGCCAAGCTCGAGCGCGACAACCACCTCACCTTCGCGCCGGAGCAGGTGCTGGTGTCGGTGGGCGCCAAGCACTCGCTCTACAACATCTTCCAGGCGCTCTTGAACGAGGGGGACGAGGTCATCATCCTGTCGCCCTACTGGGTGAGCTATCCGGAGATGGTGCAGCTGGCCGGGGGCAAGCCCATCATCATCGAGACGCGCGAGGAGGACGGCTTCGCGCCGGACCCCGAGGTCATCCGCAAGGCGCTCTCGCCGCGCACCAAGGCGCTCATCATCAACAGCCCGAGCAACCCCTCCGGCGTGGTGTTGTCGCGCGACACGCTCGCGAAGATCGCCGACGCGGTGCGCGGGCATGAGTGCCTGCTGGTGAGCGACGACATCTACGAGAAGCTGCTCTACACGGGCGAGTTCGCCAACATCGGCAACGTGGCGCCGGATCTGGTGTCGCGCCTGGTCGTCGTCAACGGCATGAGCAAGGCGTTCTCCATGACGGGCTGGCGCCTGGGGTACGCGGCGGGGCCCAAGTGGCTCATCTCCGGCATGCAGATGGTCCAGGATCAGTCCACGTCCAACCCCTCGTCCTTCTCGCAGAAGGCCGCGGTGGCGGCGCTCAAGGGGCCCGAGTCCATCTTCGAGCCCATGGTGAAGGAGTACCGGGAGCGGCGGGACATGGTGGTGGAGCTGCTCAACTCGTTCGACGGGGTGCGCTGCCGCGCGCCCGAGGGCGCCTTCTACGTGCTGCCCAACATCTCGGGCCTCTATGGGCGCTCGTACAAGGGCACGCCGCTGCGGGGCTCGCTCCAGGTGTCGGAGATCCTCCTCAACGACTTCCGGGTCGCCGCGGTCCCAGGCGCGCCCTTCGGCGTGGACGCGAACATCCGCGTGAGCTTCGCCACCTCGCGCGAGCAGCTGCGCAAGGGCCTGGAGCGCGTCCGGGAGTTCACCGCCTCCGTACGCTGA